In Falco rusticolus isolate bFalRus1 chromosome W, bFalRus1.pri, whole genome shotgun sequence, the genomic window ctccccatccccagcacccatgTTTCCCAGCCAGGGCATTCACTGCTGTCTtatctctcttctccctccctccctctctgtcAGCTTGTAAGGCAACATTGGGGTGCCTGCCAGTGTCTAACCTCAGCGTGAGCCTTGCTCATGGTGTGTCTGTGTACCCAGCCCTGGGGTGGCacttgtgtgtgtctgcaaggaccctggtgtgtgtgtgcacgcacatGTGTACTCACACCTGCTCTAGCTGATGGGGTGGCTGCTGCCTATGCAGTGTGAGTCAGGCCAGCAGTGAGCTCTGCTTGCACATACAGACCCTGcgtgtgtgcacatgcacatgccatggtatgtgtgtgtctgtcccCTGCCCTGGTGAAGGACCTCTGTGGCTCTTCCTGCCACCTTGCGTTGGTGGGGCCAGCCCTCCCAGGCTGGGATGTGGGAGCAGCAAGGGGGAAATGCTTCTGGAgcttgaaatacttttttttttttttttggcaagggGGAGAAATACTGGAGGGGGTAGCCACTGAATGCAGGAAGGCTTGCATTGAGGGACTTGTCTGCAAGATGTCCCAGAAGTTGTGGATGCTCATCCCATCCTTGGGCAGGAGGAGACCAGGGACCAGCTAGGGTCACTCAAGAAAGCATTGCAGACAATGCCCAATAACTACACACATGCAGTGGGTCTGGGGGATCCCACTCTCCTTCCCTGGGGAGCTCACCCTGAACAGGCCAATGGGCCCCCCTCTTTTTCCAGGTGCTTacctctcctcctttcccacagATCCTGGAAAAGCCAACTCGTGAGCTGAAGTAGCAGCTGGCAGGCTACTCCAAGCATGTGGCCAGCTCTATCACTGAGCTCATCCAGGCATCTGAGGCCATGAAAGGTAAAGAAAAGTCCTGCTCAAAGGGGCAGGACTAAAGACTGAGATTAGGGTGGAGGGCTCAGCAGCTACTGGAGGAGGTAGGGCAGGTCAGAAATGAGGTTGTACACAGATTTAACCTGCATCACTTCCTGGTTTTTCTAGGGATGGAGTGGGTTGACCTAGAAGACCCCACTGTcatgctgctggggacagcagctgcCATTGAGGCTGCAGCCAagaagctggagcagctgaaaCCAAGGGCTAAAGCCAAGGTGTAGTGGTGCTGAGCCCTATACTCAGCTTGGGGTAGGCTGGGGCTCTCCTGCCTGGGCCTTGGCCAGATGTGAAGGGTCACCCATGGGAAGCCCCATCCAACAGCCAGTCTCTCTTCCTGcacccctgctgcctcccacaTCCTCAGCTGGACCTTCCTTGGGCAGCCTCatgtcgcgacggagggaagacacagtcactcaatatgagtgatcagcagacttcatttattgtcccttacagtcaccttttatgccttgttataattagctcatacatattacaaaagttaagctcattattggttagttgcctaaataccaagcccgcccctagtttctcttctgtagttatctgttcccacctgcaacattcttttcccaccgaaatcttcctgttattttgtaacttttgctttacttcagataagctgagagcgatgtgcatttttgtccagccagctggactatgtctatgtgacccttttcagctagtcagttatccacaattcccccatttttattttgggcgacacaggcttggttgaccattttcaataacagcgttttaacacaggaaaatacacagccaacttataaaatctcagttcagaagtataattcctgaaatacttgaaaaataaagttagcttgaagctttaatttagatgctctttctgttccagtgatataaaaagtttaaaaaattcaaaggtaatttcaaagttctgaacatggactaatgcaagctcaaaaccccaaaagaaaccaaactgatgtttgactaggaatatttgcaaatattttagtggaaaatccctgaccattaacaattttctgtccaaataacaactgcccttatgcaaccaaccagtccctacattttctgaagaatacctcattgatatcaaagaattaacaaaggggaaaaattagttctaagctatatacattcataaggggatttttcaatagttacgtacagatttacacactaagccataatggcttgtaggtgatacacacaagaagagtacgttgcttatctgtctgaatgtctatgctaaatttgacaactgtgccacaagccaagcctacatgggtgctgtgtgttatgcacgttccttaacaaacagaagtataatagacaaattcccaagatctagtccccaacctaattatattattttgtagccaattaaggaaaataacacaaatgtgcatatctacatgtgcacacaccttttagttcagaaccaatctgtgataaaaggccttagccttatggcatcatcaaatcttaacgagtacagtaattaaaaatgcagtcttactgtaagtgcgatttatgctgacattccctcaaatgctacacgtgagtatttctcactcaactgcctcaaggtaaaatagtagtatttgttaatatgtattaaaaaatcattaattctctacaatagcagttgacttccataacactatgtaagcaaaagaggcttaagatgggttttctgaatactaacaatttattttagactgtctaaactcaggccttgaaagatttcactctgccagacgtagaaacactgttgcactccagttgtgatatcccttttcccaagttcacatgcacatctcgctcaagcaacattattgttaaagtttctctctgctacataaaagcatgttgcacttgtagatataaaagacagcacccttacttagattattaccttattacctcataactcttagtatctctgatttcatcacttcaaaaattcaccagaagcagataaaaccacagcctcagactaaactacaccttaactgctgattcaaataaaggcattctcttcagatatgcctaatgcttacaaataattttggctggttttgatcaaaaaactattattacagtaatgatcaaaaataataatcccgtttgcaaaatgcctttaagccagcctcctagtcccaaccaatttccacattcagaatacagcataaatacagaatacagcataaattatctccatcaaggcaaaaaggcttctctttaagcacagagatgtttgctagttcaaggcagaaacccatttcttgtaggggacatctgaagcacttttttttttttttttttttttgtgggtttgtaatcaagtccgtatttttccttgaggagtttaagctgttcctcttgtttcaggagtgtttccaactctgatttgtcgaataggtccgtatttcccaaacatatcatacatttcctccgctgtgattttatacggcaggttccgaatataaaggatccgattgacctctgggggcagccggatgtcagctcgcttggccgcttgcatcgccatggcgccgatcggagcgggggggtgtgggggggtgccgcctcggagagaaaccgcggccgggacggggcctgccgggctgcgccgccgctcgccgctgccgcgggggtcccggatgctatcccatacgctaataacccgaggaattcctttttacaatctatgtcccgaacgctccgcttttctaaaaagcatatgagcgaatcgtacgtcgcttgtctctccataccgtcgtcagcgctgttgcagcctttgcgagacttcggtgacgcgtggccggcgggaccctctgtaggtgctcccgggcgcggggactgtgcccttccgcctcctgcgctgctttcagcaccggtacccgaatctccgtcgaaccgtggctcgcaggttcagccctctctagggtccctgttcgggcgccatttgttgcgacggagggaagacacagtcgctcaatatgagtgatcagcagacttcatttattgtcccttacagtcaccttttatgccttcttataattagctcatacatattacaaaagttaagctcattattggttagttgcctaaataccaagcccgcccctagtttctcttctgtagttatctgttcccacctgcaacattcttttcccaccgcagtcttcctgttattttgtaacttttgctttacttcagataagctgagagcaatgtgcatttttgtccagccagctggactatgtctatgagacctttttcagctagccagttatccacagcCTCATACCCTCCTGCTCTCCATGGCCTTTAATCCAGCTCTATGTgtgtccccctcagccccctgcaaccatcttccttctctgtccCATCTGTCCGAGCACCCCTGACTGGGACTTATGCCCCACTTTTGCCCGCAGCAAGAAGACAAGAGCCTGAACTTTGAGGAACAGATCCTGGAAGCTGCCAAATCCATTGCTGCAGCCACAAGCACCCTGGTGAAGTCAGCCTCAGTGGCCCAGTGAGAATTAGTGGCCCAAGGAAAGGTAAGGCtggaagggggaaagaaaatttagggctgtggtgggctctCCCTTCTCCCGGAGCTGCTTGCAGCCCTCAGGCCCTGTGGCAAGGAGTGTGTGGGGCAATGAGCTTCACTCCTCTCCTGCCTCACAGGTGGGCATCATCCCTGCCAATGCAGTGGACAATGGACAGTGGTTTCAGGGACTCATTTCAGCCATGAGTATCAAGGTCATGCCTGTGGGATGGGAGGGGACCCTCCTCTCAGCTCTTGCTGCAAAGATGAGGATGCTCTGCTTCTGCACTTCTCTGTGGAAGAAGCAGCCTCACTTCTTGCTCCCTTTCCCACTAGCTGAGACATGGCATGGAAGCTGGTCATCCCCATCCCATATCCCATGACCTCCTTGGGGCCAGTCTGGGCATATCCTCTCTGGGGGAGGCTCCTGCCACACCCCTGACAGCCTCTCTCGCCACAGGCATGCATGGTAGCTGCTGCTACCAACAACCTGTGTGAAGCCACCAATGCAGCAGTGCAGGGCCATGCCAGCAAGGAGAAGCCAAGCAGGTGGCTGCCTCCACATCACAGCTCCTGGTGGCCTGCAAGGTGAAGGCTGACCGTGACTCAGAGGCCATGAACTGGCTCCAGGTGAGTCCCAGGCTgacctccagccccagctgcctcctcctggTTACTTGAGAGGTGGTTGGGAGTGGGGTGAGGGCACGTGGGACTTCAGGATGGGGCCCTCCACAACAGATGTGTCTCCCCAAGGCTCATGCTCCCTAACTGTGTGTATCAGTGGGGAGCTTGTTGGGGTGCATGCTCCAGATAGCTTGGACTTTACTGCTACTGCATGCTGGGCATATGTGCGATGCTAGGCTGCTGAGCTTAGGGGCATTCAGGGCTGATGAACTGGCATGGAAATGCCTGAAATGTGTGCACTGGATCCCTGGTATTCAAGAGGTTAATGTTTGGGGGGCATGTTTTGTAGCACTCAATCCTCAGAGGCCATGGCACACAAGAGGTTAATACCTACATGTTGGGAGGTTAATGCATGGTTCCAGCAATGGTTCCTCAGGGCGAAGGGCTGGAGGGTCAGCAGGGCTGccccccagtccctgccccCCAGCTCAGACAGGAGCTAGAGCCCAGCTGGGAACAGCAGTGCCTGACATGGTCATGAGTGGGTAGTAGTAGTGCAGCAGCAAGCCAtgtgcaggggtcctcaaactacggcccgaGGGttggatacagccccccagagtcctcaatccggcccccggtatttacagaaccctccccccccgctggggggggaaaccaagcagctgcagatgacctcctgccacttcaccTGCTCGCCggccggccccctgtttaaaaagtttgaggacccctggtgtaAAGGaatccctgcctgcagctcccagcatgccctcCTGCTTGCCAGTCTGATCTGAGGCAGGGGTTCCTTCTCATCCCCCCAGGCGGCTGTTgggccctggggctgggacttaggctgctgctccctctcttccctgctgcaggctgccggCTATGCAGTGAAGAGAGCATCAGACAATCTGGTGAAGGcagcacaaaaagcagctgccttCCAGGATCATGATGAGACAGTGGTGGTGAAGGAGAAGATGGTTGGGAGAATTGCACAGGTGAGGAGTGGGGCCGCTCTCAATGGAGCAGAGGTGGCTCTGGCTGTCTGCCACCACAGCCTATGTGCTCCTGTCTCAGGAGCATGTCCTACCACCCACTGGCACAGGGCACATCTCTGTAGAGCCTCAAAAAAATGGTGCAGATGCACCCTTCCCACCCAGTGCCAATTCAGTGCTGTGGCTTTATCCTTGTACTGCTGTGTGTAGCAGCAGGCACAGCCGGTGACCATGCATGCTCCCAGGAGCATAATGCCCTGGCTTCTCCTTGGCATGGTGCCTTCACTATCCTTGTGTCCAGGACACGTGAAGGGCAGAGCATTTGGTAAGGGGTGAGAGCTGCCTGGTATGGGCTGCCACATATCCCAGCACTGCCTCCCAGCCACGGGCTTGCAGCTGAGACCCTCCCCAGAgtgtgtggggctgagccccaggagctctgctgctccccatTATCTCTGGAGGACTGCAGTCCCACTGTAGGGACAGTAGCCCTCATGCCTGGGGCTATGCCAGCCTAGGGAGACTGTGGCTGTGatgggggaaaagcagcagcccaaGAGCCCAACTCTGGGCTCAGCATTGCCACAGCGGAGGCTCTGGCCATCCCCAATGGAGACAGTTGTGACCCTAGAGTGCTCGCCATGCTCTTCTGGCAGATCATCACTGCCCAAGAGAAAATGCTGCGCAAGGAGCAGGAGTTGGAGGAGGCGTGGAAAAAGCTGGCCATGATCCGGCAGCAGCAGTACAAATTCCCGCCCTTGGAGCTGCAGAATGAAGAGCAGAACTGAGTCCTGCACCCTTCCACCACTTACCACACAGACTGCTGCCTACCCACTCCTATTTAAGACAACCTTCCTCAAACAAAGGGCTGCCTGGGCTAGACCAGAGCTCTGCCCGCACCCAGAGTGCTAGGACTAACCTAGTCACCACTCATTGGCACTGCACCAGCAACTGTGCTTTGCCACCCAGCCCACCTTCCCATGCACACCTAGGGCATGGCCAGAGCACCTCAAGGGGCCTAACTGGAgtgagagctggggctgtgccagctcaGAGCTCACCCACCAGACCCAgaggctggggggctggagaGCTCCCCAGCATGGGGAATGTTTCCATGTGCATTCATCATTCCCActtgtgttcctttcttctctctcctctgcatGGGAGGGGAGAGGCGGGCAGCTTGCCCTCTGTGCAAtggggtgcagggagcagcGTGGTCCTTCACTGAGCTCTTGCATGGAGCTGCCTTTCACCTCCAGTGCCCTATTGCTGGCTAaatctccctcttcctccccagcttccctgggagACATcaagcatgcacacacacacacaccatgaACATCTTCTTCAGCCTGGGCCCCTCCTGGGAGGTCTGGAAGCTGCACTGCCTCTACTCAGGGTGGGGGAATGCAATGGGTTTGCCCCTGGAGCTGCTCTTTGCCTTCCCACCGGGCTTTTCCCCCTTGtggccccagccagctctgccctgttCTTCTTTCCCAAGTGCCTGCATCATTTTCCAAGACCTGCAGTATTTTTGGAACTTTTTAGTTTCTCTAGTATCGAACCTGCAGCTTTTAACATACATTTACTAAGCTTCCCCTATTAAACATTGGAGGAAACCAGCTTCCTCCTGACACTCTGGCCTGGGAGGTGTCAATGTCTCCTTGGAAAGACATGTTCATCAATAAAATCTAGTTTTACTTCTTTCTCACCACCTGTGTATCAACATCAATGGGACCTCCTAGGAGAAATGAGGGGCTGGTAGGCAGAGAGGCCCACAGGCACCTGCCCTCAGGATTCAGGGGAGGGAATGCTTTCTGGGTGCTTATACAGTATGGAAAATATTCAAGGCAGGCCTGGCCCTCGGCATCTGGCGGGCTGGACTCCTGCTGCTAGCCATGTGCTCACCCTcacaggtgctgctggggggatACTGCTGCACAAGGGGGccctgggttttttgttgctggGGGATTTGGGGCTTCAGGGTGGGAACCAGACAGGTTTCTGGTAATTTTCCTGATACCAGCTGAAAATATCCCTGGTTAGGGTGCTATGGGGGTGTAGGTGGGGGACCCCTGGTCACCAGCAGCCCACCGGTGGGGAAGCGGCAGTGCCTGGCATGCAGCAAGACCAGGAATGGGTCTGgagccctcccagctgctggcactgaggTCACTTCCTGAAATAGCCCCTTGGGGCCAACCTGTGTGGGTGGCAGCTGTCCTGAGCATGTCCCCACCTGTTCATACCCTGTCACTCAGCAGGGGTTTGGAGTGCCCAAGCAGTGGTGGGGCAGACAGGGATGCTGTAGGGTGGAACAGGGACATGGCTAGACTGGCATGTGTCCCCTGTCTCTAGGACCTGTCCACAGCAGCATGAGCTACAAGCATCATGAGTAGCGATGGCAGCATCACCACCAACGACCCTCTGTCCCCCTGCAGGCACATCCCTGGGCATgcatgtagaggaatgaagctgggttaattagcattgataaaatacagctgtgggctggcttcaggggcggtgggttggccgatgtagataaggtgcagctgtggctggttctgttaggtggttgggcagccaatgaaaAGAGAGCAGCTAAGGAAGAGATGAGAGGATATGTGTCTTAGGTGAGGAGGGACtaggagcaggcagcagagggactggcatgaagagtatgttggtatgagatggtaaaagaccttgttgcagctggctagttgggagagtgctgtgacagatgCAGAGGGGCTGTCCTCTCCTGGGATGCTCACCCCTGGCCAGGCTCCAGGGTGAATTTGTGGCTCTTGCAGGCATCCTAGTCCTCCCAGGTGTCCCCTGACAATCTGTTCTGGCCTGACCTGATACCAGGCTCTCACCCAGGTATTGGCTGCACACAGGGCCCCTCTGAGTGGCCAGCAA contains:
- the LOC119140730 gene encoding LOW QUALITY PROTEIN: talin-1-like (The sequence of the model RefSeq protein was modified relative to this genomic sequence to represent the inferred CDS: inserted 1 base in 1 codon; substituted 1 base at 1 genomic stop codon), giving the protein MAEDHSEAVQSGEKQSAKGGKENRDFVAALSILEKPTRMEWVDLEDPTVMLLGTAAAIEAAAKKLEQLKPRAKAKQEDKSLNFEEQILEAAKSIAAATSTLVKSASVAQXELVAQGKVGIIPANAVDNGQWFQGLISAMSIKACMVAAATNNLCEATNAAVQGHASKEKXKQVAASTSQLLVACKVKADRDSEAMNWLQAAGYAVKRASDNLVKAAQKAAAFQDHDETVVVKEKMVGRIAQIITAQEKMLRKEQELEEAWKKLAMIRQQQYKFPPLELQNEEQN